AATAGAGCTTATATCTAAATTAAAAGCTAAAGCTTTATCACTGGGAGTAGAAATTCTAACCGGAGTAGATTGTAAAAATTTAATTTGTGATGATAAAGGAAGAGTAGTTGGGGTTAAATCTAGAGTAGCTGAAAAAGAAATTACTTTTAGTGCTGAGTATGGAGTTATACTTGCAACTGGAGGATTTAGTGGAAATATTGAGATGAGAAAGAAATATAATTCTAAGCTTGATGATAGATATAAGACGACTAATGTTAGTGGTGTAACGGGCCATGGCCACATCATGAGTGAGCGAGTTGGAGCTAAATTTGTTCATATGAACTACATCCAAACTTTTCCTATTTGCAATCCAAACACAGGAGAACTTTCTCATGTAGGAGGATCTAGATTTGATGGAGCTATACTAGTAAATAAATCTGGAAAAAGATTTGTAGAAGAGTTAGAGAGAAGAGATGTTGTTTCGGAAAATATATTAGCTCAAGAAGGACAAGTTGCTTATTTGATTTGGGGAAAAGAAATTGAGACTATAGGAAATGGAACAATAAATCATAAGGCAGAAGCAAAAAGACTTATGAAAGATAACCTATTTGGAGAGTTCAAGACTATAGAAGATGGAGCGCAGTTCTTCAAACTAGATAAAGATACTTTGAGAAAGACTATAGAAGATTATAATAATTATGTGAAAATTGGTAAGGATGAAGAGTTTAATAGAAGAGGAAATTTAGTATCAATAAGTGAAGGTCCTTATTATATTCAAGTAGTAGCTCCTGCAGTTCATCACACAATGGGTGGCGTAAAAATCAATAATAAAAATCAAGTAGAAAAAGCAGATAAAACTATAATTCAGGGATTATATGCTGCTGGAGAAATAGTAGGAGGAACTCATGGTACAAATAGGCTTGGAGGAAATGCTATAACAGAGGTTTTAGTATTTGGTAAAAGAGCTGGAGAAAGTATTGTAATTAACAAATAAATATAGTTAAATATACTACAGTCATATTTTAATTAATATGGCTGTTTTTTTATTTAAGGAAATTATAAATAATTTAAAAGTTTTTGTATACTTTTTTGTTCTTAATTAGTTATATATATGTAATTTACTTTGTTAATAATTAATAAATGAAAGGAGGAATCATGGATTTAGAATACTACTTTAAAGAAAAAATGAATCTTTTATATAAATATCTTTAAAAAATAGGAGCAAATGAATAGGATGCGCAAGATATAGTTCAAGAAACATTTTATAAATACGCAAATAGTAGCAATTATAGATTCTAATCAAAGTAAGTTTTTGCAAAGCTATTATAAACTAAGAAGACCTAATGAATATATAGGAGCGATAAAATGTACAAATGGTGTATTAGAAAATACACTGGAATATACAACTTATAAAATAATAGATAATAAACCTGTATATAATGGAACTTACACTTTAGAAATTAATATATTTGATAAAAAAGTTGGAGGCCTAGGTTATGACGAGGGATATGTGAGAAATTATAAGTAGTTTCTGTTTACCTTATTCTATTAGTTATTTTAATCTTAAATTAAGCTATCAACAAGAAACATATATGAAAACTAATATGAGATTATTTCAATAAACTCCTTGCATAGGTAAATAAATATAAATATGTTATTGAATGGAAGAGAGATTTTGTTATATACTTATCTGGTATGATAAAATTTAATAATTTAATAACCTAATAATATTTGGAATTCAAAATGAAAGCAGGGGTATAAACAATGTTTGGATTAAAAAAAACTATACAAAATTTATTAAAACAAAAATTAGGACTTCTTTTATTATTGCCAGTATTATCTATTAGTGTTACTTTTTTTGGTATTTCATATTTAGAAAAATTATCAACAATGCAGTCTTTAGAGAGAGATCATATTGGATTGGTATGGGAAAATAAATATTACTTGCAAAAGTATACTCAAACAAATGATCTAGATTATTTAAGAAAATTCTACGAAAAACAAAAAGAATTACAAACAAAACCTAAAGATTTCATAGATATGGTAACTAAACTAGATAGATTAATTTTACCGTCAGATATGGAAGAAGGCGATTATTGGTGTTATAAAGATGTTGAAGATCAGGAAAATTGGGTATTAAATGTTAAGAATTATGAAGCAAAAAAAATAGATTTAGTAAAATTTATAGAGTCTGAAGAGAAGATATTTAAAGAAATTGAAAAGAATAGCCATGCATTCCATGACCTCTTTGCAAAAGTTCAAAGAAAAGTTCGATTAATAGTGATAAGTTGTATTATGTTAATAAATTTAATAACATTGATTATTATGTGTAGAACAATCATTCCATTGCGTAAAAAATTGAACATATTGAATCAAAAGGCTAACCAGATTGCTGAAGGAAATTTGAAAATTATAGAGGATGAGTTTGGTGAAGATGAGATAGGAGCCTTATCAAGTGCTTTTAATAAAATGACAATTAATTTAAGAAATCTTATTAAAGAAGTTGTAATTAATAGTAAAGAAGTTAGTTTTTCAAATAAGCAACTTAATGATATTGTTGAAGAAATTAATATTCAAATACAAAATATCAATGTAGGAACTCAAGAAATTACTTCAAGTATGGAGGAAACAAGTAACTCTGCTGAAGAGGTAAATAATTTTAGTAGAGAAATATATAATTTTGCAAAAAAACTGTCACAAAAAGCAGAGGAAGGAAATTGTTCAGCAAAAGAGATTGGAATACGTGCTGAAAAAATGAAAAACAGTGCAGAAGAATCAAGGAACGTTGCTACAGCTATATATAAAGAAAAACAAGATAGTATTTTAATATCGATAGAACAAGGAATGGTAGTAAAAGAAATTGAAAAAATGGCCGGTGAAATTTCTGCTATTGCTGAACAAACTAATTTATTAGCTTTAAATGCTGCTATAGAAGCAGCAAGAGCTGGAGAGCAAGGGATAGGATTTGCAGTTGTATCAGAAGAAATACGTAAATTATCTGAGCAAGTTTCAGATACAGTGTCAGATATTCAAACTGTAATTAACCAGGTTCAGGATGCATTTAGAAACTTAGTAGAAAATACAAATGGCATATTAAAATTTATTGATGAAAAAGTTATTTTAGATTATCAAGTTTTGGTTGATACGGGAGTACAGTATTTAAAAGATGCAGAATTTGTAGGTGGGTTGTTAGGTGATTTTTTAGTTAGTTCAGATCAGATATCAACATATATAGAACAAGTTAATTTAGCCATAGAATCTGTTGGAAGTGCTGTAGAACAAGTTACTGCGAGTACTGAAGCGATATCTGGGAATATTACTGAAACTACAAAAACTATTAAAGAAGTAAATGAAGTTACTCAAAATCAAACCTTATTATCACAAAGACTAAACAGCTTTGTATTGAAATTTAAAATTTAAAATTAAATACCTATAATGTAAGAGGTTGTGGATTAAACCCCTTTCATTATAGGTATTTTTATTATGAATCTTGTCTTGTAGTAGCAATTACTATTTCTCTTATACATATATTTTGAGGCTGTGAATAAGCAAAACTGATAGTATTTGCAATATCTTCTGCTTGTAAACCTCCCCCTATTTCTTTTTTCCAATCTTTATAGGTGCTTTTTATATCATCTGAAGTTGTATGGCTTAAAAGGTTAGTTTCAACTACACCAGGAGCTATAGTTATCATTCTAACATTATGATTAGATACTTCCTCTCTTATATTTTCAGTTATAGCATGTACAGCAAATTTTGTACCACAATAAGCTGAGTGATTAGGGAATGTTTTTCTTCCTGCTATTGAACTTATATTTATAATTGTTCCTTCATTTCTCTTTATCATGTCATCTAATACAACATGAATTTCATTTAATACTCCCATAATATTTACATCTAGCATTTTTTTCCATTCATCAGGATTTTGATTTTGAGCTTCTCCAAGCAACATGATTCCTGCACAATTCACTAAACAATCAACTTTACCGTACTTTTCTTCAGCTCCAGCCACCGCTTCTTTAATTGATTGAACATCTGTTACATCTACACTTTTACAAATTGTATTTGGAAGATTTAATTCCATTAATTTTTCTTTGTTTCTAGATAATAATAATAAAGGATGATCTTCATTAGATAATTTAATAGCAGTTGCTCTTCCTATACCAGAGCTTGCGCCAGTGATAACGATTAATTTTTTCATAGTATAACCTCCAGTTTTATTTTGATATTAAATATTGATATATTAATTGAAGTCTAGTATTCTAGAACAGTATTACTTATTAAGATTTGAACAGTTTGCAAACTTCATGATTTGATTATAATAAATGAAAAAGATATTGTTAAGTATGCACTTTTTTTGAATATAGTAACAAGAAGGTAACTATTGAGTTGATTTTAGGAGGTAAAAACATTGAAGTATAAAGAAGTAGTATGTGAAATGGAAGTGACTTTAGATATGATAAGTGGAAAATGGAAACCACTAATATTATATTTTTTAGGACAAGAGGGTACAAAACGATTCGGGCAGATAAAAATATTTATAGATAAAATTTCTCACAAATCTTTAACTAATCAGCTGAGAGAATTAGAAGAAGATGGATTGGTGGAAAGAGTAGTATATCCTGAGGTTCCACCAAAAGTAGAATATAGTTTGACAAAAAAGGGAAAAACACTATTACCTATTTTAGAATCAATGTGCGAATGGGGAGAAAAAAATATGGATAAAAGGTACAGGCTTATTAATCCTCTTTGTGATTAGGTTGTTACCATAATATGGATTATTTGCAACGTGCTTGAATATATAAAACTGCTTGAGTATGTAAAATCTGTTAGAAAAGGAGTTATATATGAAAAAAATTTCTAGGATATTAAGTAGTATATTTTTAGTAATGTATATAAGCTACCTATTGAATTTAGTCTTTTTTAGCACACATTATGGAAGAGGGTATTTTCATAGAAGCTATAACTTCATTCCTTTTAAAACAATTGTAGAGTACATATTTTTCTCACATAATTTAAATGCAACATTTGTAAATATAGCTGGAAACATATTAGCTTTTGTACCAATGGGATTTTTGACTCCAATTGCATTCAATAGAATTAATAAATTTAAAGATATAGCTATACTCTCTTTGATTGCAACAATTTCTATTGAGATAATACAATGTATAATTGGAGTAGGTACTTGTGATATTGATGATGTGATTTTAAACTGGATAGGTGGCATTATAGGATTTCACATATACATAGTTATATTAAAGAAGATTAAAAATAATCCCTATTAGTAGGGATTATCTGATTTCTCGGGAAATAAAGAGTTATATTAAATCGGTTGGAATTTATCTGAAATCTATTTCTTCAGTAGTCTTTAATTCTACAAATCTTCCACCTAAAATATTGTTGTGATGTTGGATGATTTGAGAAGCATCTAATACTTTACTATCGAAAGTACTATGAGCATCTTGTGCTAAAATATTCTTATACTTCATGCTGAATGCACTTCTACAAGTAGTATCTATGCAGAATTCTGTTTGCATACCAGTAATAACTAATTTACTAATTTCTTGTTCTTGTAACACATCATTTAGAACTGTTTTATAGAAAGAATCCCATGTTTTTTTCTCTACAATGGTTTCTGTTTCTAATGGCTCGACTCGAGGATGTATCTTCCAAGTTGACTTTCCTTTACCAAATTCATCATCGTCTTTACCAGTATGTTGAATAAATATTACTGCTGTATTTGTTGAACGTGCCCTTTGCAATAACTTATAGATATTATCTAATACTTTCTCTCCATTGTACAAAGTAGCATCTTCATATGAAAACATTGCAACTTGTACATCTACAATTAATAACGCTGTTTTATTATTCATTAAATCAACCCTCACTTTCTTTTTTGTATTTTATACAATGATTTTCAAATTATTCCATTTAAATAGTATACACTAAATATATACATTTGAAATATTTAGAATAAAAACTTTTTTATTTTAATACACCTTAGTATATGGTAAAATTTGAGAAATTAAAATTTAGAATATAATTAAATGTTTCGTAAATCAAAGTACCTATAGGGGGCGGTTATGATGGTTGAATTTGAAACAGATAGATTGATATTAAGAACATTGAAAGTAGAAGATCTAGAATATGCAATGGATTTTTGGGGGAATTCAGAAGTTATGAGATATTGCGGTAAGTCAGGGAATAGACAACGATTAACAGAAGTAATAGATTTTTATATAAGCCTTCAGAATGAAAAAAGATTTTCTCCTTATGCAGTAATCTTAAAAGAAAATAGGAAAATAATAGGGGCTTGTGGCTTTAATCCTACAGGCAATGACTGTGAAATTGAACTTATATATCATTTTGCAAAAGAATATTGGGGTAAAGGCTATGCTACTGAAGCAGCACAGTCATGCGTTGATTATGCTTATAATAATCTAAAGATTAATAAAATTATTGCATCAATAGATCCAAGAAACAAAAATTCAAAAAAAATACTGGAAAAGCTGGGATTTGAATATAAATATATAAAGTGGTGTGAGGAAACAAAACAAGAAGATCAATATTTTGAATTAAGTAGATTATAATTTATTCAGTAAAAAATACAGGGGGTATGTTTATGAGGATTGAATCATTAGATATAAAAAAAATAATAAAAAAAACAAAAGAGGACAGAAATTTTCATGGAGTAGTTTCGGTATCGCAAGACAATCAACTTATATTTGGAAAAGGATATGGATATGCAAATAGGAATCAAAAAAATAATAACACTCTAAATACAAGATTTGGGATAGCTTCTGGTTGCAAAATATTTACGGCAGTAGCTATTTGTCAATTAGTTCAAAAAGGTTTAATTTCTTTTGATACCATGTTGAATGACTGCTTAGATATTAGTTTTCCAAATTTTGATTCTGATATTACAATAAACCATTTACTTACACATACTTCAGGAATATTAGATTATTTTGATGAATCTGTTATGGATAATTATGAAGCTTTGTGGGACGACATACCTATGTATAAAATGAAAAACTGCAACGATTTTTTACCATTATTCCAAAATAATAAAATGAAATTTTCTCCAGGTGAAAAATTCGATTATAATAATGCAGGATACATATTATTAGGCTTGATAATTGAACAACAAACAGGAATGAAATTTCAAGATTATATACAAAAAAATATATTTGATGTATGTAATATGGATGATTCAGGTTATTTTTCATTGGATAAGTTACCTGAAAGATGTGCACATGGTTATATTGAAAACGAAGAAAATAATATATGGAGAACAAATGTATATTCTATACCTATAATTGGAGGTCCTGACGGAGGGGCATTTGTTACAGCTTTAGATATTACAAAGTTTTGGAAGGCTTTATTTGATAACAGATTATTAGATAAGAATACTACTGAAAAACTATTAACACCACAGGCAGAATCTGGAGATGATTGCTACTATGGTTTTGGTGTATGGGTTACAAAAAAGGAAGGAAAAATCTATAAGTATTGTATAATGGGCAGGGATCCAGGGGTAAGCTTTAGATCATCAATATATATAGATAACAATATTCAGGTTAATGTTTTAGGGAATACTAATTGGGGGGGATATGCTATTACAAACAGAATAGAAGAAGAACTTATAAAAACAATCTATTATTAAAGGCTACAGTATAAAATAATACAATTGGACTAAAACCTTGGTAAATATTAGAATTATAAAGTGTAATCATAATATTTATAAGGGGGCTCAAAAGATGTATAAAACAAGAAATCTAACTTTTGTTGCTATGGGTATAGTTATAAATATAGTATTTGGAACAGTAGTAAGTATGATAAAAATCCCTTTATTATTTTTAGATACTATAGGAACCGTATTTATAGCAGCTATACTTGGACCATGGTATGGTGCTGTAGCTGGAGGGCTTACTAATATTATTCAAGGGATAATAACTAATCCTAAATCTATGCCTTTTGCTTTGGTTAACATAGCTATTGGCTTGATTGTGGGATATATATGCAAAAAAAGACAATTTAACTTTCAAACTGCACTTATAGCAGGGATGATATTAGCTATAGTAGCTCCACTAATAGGAACTCCAATTGCTATTTATGTATTTGGAGGTATTACAGGAGATGGAAATGATGTAATATTTACATGGCTTTTAACATCTGGAAAAACTATATTTTCAGCGGCATTCATACCTAGAATAACAGGGAATATACTAGACAAAATTGCAACATGTTTATTTGTATCATTTTTATTGAAAAGATTACCAAAAAAATATACAAGAAAACAAGGTAACATTTAAGGGGATGACATAGTGTACCGACAAGGAAAAGTAGTATTTTTATCACATTGTATTTTAAATCAAAACTCAGTCGTAAAGCCTTTAGCTAGAGCTAAGGGAGGCTACAATAAGATAGTTGAAGAAATAATAAAAAGAGATATAGGAATATATCAAATAATGTGTCCAGAAAATAAATATCTAGGACTTGATAGACTACCTAAAACTAAAGAAGAGTATGATAATGAAGATTATAGAGATATATGCAAAGGGATAGCTTATGAAGTTGTTACGGATATTGAAAAATACATAAATAATTCAAATAAAGTATTAGGAATAATAGGTATAAGTGAAAGCCCTACTTGTAGCTATAATAAAAACAAAGGTATATTATTTGAAGAAATATTTTATTTATTAAATAAGAAAAGTATTTATATACCTGTATTAAATGTATCAACAAATTATGTAGAAGAAAAAGAAAATAAAAAATTAATAGATGAATTAATAGAGTTTTTAGATAATAATAAAAAATAAGTTTTATTGACAAAATAATAATAAATATATTTATAAACAGGGAATTAGGATAAATGGAGTGATATTAAGGGATGGGAGTTTAAAAGTTCTTTAATTAATGAAGTCTTGTTTGAATTAGATGAAAAGAATATAAGTTTCATCATATATGAAAAGTACAATAGTGAAGTCGAAAAATTATTAAATAAATATATTCAAGTATAAAATATCTACTTAAATTGATAGATACTTTTTTAGAATTGAAATTAATTTATAAGGTTAAACTAAACACATATTAAAATTGAGAATTAGAGGTGTAATTCATGCAAGGATATGTGAAAGGTAAACCTATATTTACCAGTATAAATAGTACCAACAATCAATATGCGTATTTAACTGAAGATGTAGAAACCGATGTAGTAATTGTAGGTGGTGGAGTTACTGGAAGTATATGTTCTTACTATATGTCTAAAAATAATATAAAATCTGTGCTAATTGAAAAGGGAAGAATAGCTCATGGTAGTACAAGTATTACAACATCTCTTTTACAGTATGAATTAGATGAAAATGCATCTGAACTTAAAGAAGTTATAGAGAGTAAAAATATAGTAAGATCATATGAACTTGGATTGTGTGCACTGAAAGAAATAGAAAAATTTGTAGAGGAATATGGTAATAAATGTGACTACATAAAGAGAGATACATTACTTTATACAGCTAAAAACCTTGAAAAAAACAGCATTAAGGAAGAATACAAATTTAGAAAAGAAAATGGGTTTAATGTTGAATATATAGACGAATTAGATAATCCTTATGGCTTTGACTTAAAAGCTGGACTTTTATCAAAAGAAGGAGGAGCCGAGATTGATCCATATAAATTTACCAATCACCTTCTTGAAGTAAGTATTAAAAAAGGTGCACTTGTGTATGAAAATACCGAGGCTAAAAAAATAGAGTATTTAGATAAAGGAGTAATTATTTACACATCTTACGGATATAAAGTTAAGGCAAAAAAAGTAATTGTCGCTACAGGATATAATACTAGTTTGTTCACGAATAAAAATTTTGGAACTAAAAATAATACATTTAATATAGCTACTAAACCAGTTAAAGAAATTCGAGGTTGGAAAGAAGGTGTATTGATTAGGGATAATTCTGATCCATATAACTATCTTAGAACTACAAAAGACAATAGATTAATTATAGGTGGAGAAGATGTAGATTTTAAAGAAATAGAGAATGAGGATATAGCTTTTGAAAAATACTCTATTTTAGAACAAAGACTTAAATCTATGTTCAAATATATAGATGATATAGAAATAGAGTATAAATATTGTGGATGCATTGAGTCTACTAAAGATAACTTAGGATATATTGGACCTGATAAAAAACATGAGAATCTATGGTACTGTCTAGGATATGGAGGTAATGGTATATTATTTGCTATATTAGGAGGAATTATGTTGAGTAAACTATATCATGAAGAAAAAGATGAGGATATGAGATTGTTTAAAGTAAATAGATTTGATAATTGATATTTAGAAACAAATTATTGTGAAAAAACAGTTTTTTTAGAAATAAAAAAGCTGTTTTTTTTTATAATTTTCTTTACGAATCTTAAAAAAATCTGGAATTAAAATTTAAAAAGTGAGACTTTTTTATTTAAATTGATAAGTCTGAAAATTGAATGATTTCGAAAAAATAATAATTTAATGTAAAATTCAATTTTAAAAAAACAAAATAGATATTAAATTAACGAATGAAAAACACGTATTTTATTAAAAATACAAAGAAATATACAGAAAATCACTTCTAAACGACAAAAAACGACGTAAATGCATGGGGAAAATGAAAATAAAATTATAAATAAAATAAGAGTAATCTAATCATGATTACTAAAATGTATTACAAAAAAACAAATTGTTATATTATTGACAATCTAAAATGGAAATACTATACTCTGATTAGAAACATCATTAATGTTTTGGATGAAGATAGCGGGAGAGCATAGCACCGAAGAAGTAAAGCTTTCAGGTATAAAGACCGCTATTGGACAAATCTCTGGAGAGACTCTATAGAGCACCGAAGGAGCAAACTGCATTTGATCATGCATGCGAAACTCTCAGGTAAAAGGACAGGGAAATTTTCCCGGCTTTTTTTATCAATTCGAAATAATAAAAGCAGGAGGTAAACAGTATGGAACAAATTAATCAAATTGCACAATCTATCAATTCTTTGGTATGGGGACCACCACTTCTCATATTACTTGTTGGTACAGGTATCTTTTTATCATTTAAATTAGGTTTTTTACAAATATTCAGACTTCCATTAGCACTTAAGTATCTTTTCTCAGAAGATCCTGAGGCAAAAGATATGAAGGCAGAAGGTGACGTATCTGCGTTTGCAGCTGTTTGTACAGCATTATCAGCTACTATAGGTACAGGTAATATAGTTGGAGTTGCAACAGCAATAAGAATGGGAGGACCTGGAGCATTATTTTGGATGTGGGTAGCTGCATTCTTCGGAATGGCAACAAAATATGCAGAAGCACTTTTAGCAGTTAAATATAGGGTTGTAGATGATAATGGACAAATGTCTGGGGGCCCTATGTATTATATTGAGAAAGGATTCAAAAATAAGTTTCTTGCGAAATGCTTTGCTATATTTGGGATAGGAGTTTCTTTCTTTGGTATAGGAACATTTGCACAAGTAAACTCTATAACATCAGCTGTGAATATAGCGTTTAATGTTCCCGTTATAGTAACAGGAGTAATACTTACTATATGTGTTGCTATGGTTAGTCTTGGAGGAATAAAGAGTATATCAAAGGTTTCAGAGATTATAGTTCCTTTTATGGCGGCATCATACGTAATTTGTACATTAATAATACTTTTATTAAATGCAGGTCAAATTCCTGAGACAATGAGCTTTATAATAAAGAGTGCATTTACTCCAACTGCTGCAGCAGGTGGATTCGCAGGATCAACAGTTGCACTTGCACTAAAGAGTGGTATATCAAGAGGTGTATTCTCTAATGAATCAGGACTTGGTTCTGCTCCTATAGCGGCGGCTGCGGCTAAGACTAATTCTTGTGTAAGACAAGGTTTAGTTCAAATGACAGGTACGTTCTTTGATACTATTCTAGTATGTACAATGACAGGTTTAACTTTAGTTCTTACTGGTATGTGGAATAATCCAAATGTTGAAGGTGCTGCAGCTACGACTG
The window above is part of the Tepidibacter aestuarii genome. Proteins encoded here:
- a CDS encoding NAD(P)/FAD-dependent oxidoreductase — encoded protein: MQGYVKGKPIFTSINSTNNQYAYLTEDVETDVVIVGGGVTGSICSYYMSKNNIKSVLIEKGRIAHGSTSITTSLLQYELDENASELKEVIESKNIVRSYELGLCALKEIEKFVEEYGNKCDYIKRDTLLYTAKNLEKNSIKEEYKFRKENGFNVEYIDELDNPYGFDLKAGLLSKEGGAEIDPYKFTNHLLEVSIKKGALVYENTEAKKIEYLDKGVIIYTSYGYKVKAKKVIVATGYNTSLFTNKNFGTKNNTFNIATKPVKEIRGWKEGVLIRDNSDPYNYLRTTKDNRLIIGGEDVDFKEIENEDIAFEKYSILEQRLKSMFKYIDDIEIEYKYCGCIESTKDNLGYIGPDKKHENLWYCLGYGGNGILFAILGGIMLSKLYHEEKDEDMRLFKVNRFDN
- a CDS encoding flavocytochrome c, which gives rise to MQYKDGKYIGIGNGYGGNIELEVEILKSKINDIVVISHNETKIISDPAFEYIIKNIIEKNTILVPNVSGCSMSSRGIREAVKNALIEANGDRKELETLILQSENLEKINAKKRILNSVEKFDVVVVGGGGAGLSAAISAADNGAKVVLLEKMNNLGGNTLVSMGGVNIPENDEQKENEIIDSKESFYNDILQGGDQENYLDQVDILVQNALDTYRWLKDVVEVEFKPKKLIHFGGHKVPRASVFNGKYAIELISKLKAKALSLGVEILTGVDCKNLICDDKGRVVGVKSRVAEKEITFSAEYGVILATGGFSGNIEMRKKYNSKLDDRYKTTNVSGVTGHGHIMSERVGAKFVHMNYIQTFPICNPNTGELSHVGGSRFDGAILVNKSGKRFVEELERRDVVSENILAQEGQVAYLIWGKEIETIGNGTINHKAEAKRLMKDNLFGEFKTIEDGAQFFKLDKDTLRKTIEDYNNYVKIGKDEEFNRRGNLVSISEGPYYIQVVAPAVHHTMGGVKINNKNQVEKADKTIIQGLYAAGEIVGGTHGTNRLGGNAITEVLVFGKRAGESIVINK
- a CDS encoding CD3072 family TudS-related putative desulfidase translates to MYRQGKVVFLSHCILNQNSVVKPLARAKGGYNKIVEEIIKRDIGIYQIMCPENKYLGLDRLPKTKEEYDNEDYRDICKGIAYEVVTDIEKYINNSNKVLGIIGISESPTCSYNKNKGILFEEIFYLLNKKSIYIPVLNVSTNYVEEKENKKLIDELIEFLDNNKK
- a CDS encoding CD3073 family putative ECF transporter S component — translated: MYKTRNLTFVAMGIVINIVFGTVVSMIKIPLLFLDTIGTVFIAAILGPWYGAVAGGLTNIIQGIITNPKSMPFALVNIAIGLIVGYICKKRQFNFQTALIAGMILAIVAPLIGTPIAIYVFGGITGDGNDVIFTWLLTSGKTIFSAAFIPRITGNILDKIATCLFVSFLLKRLPKKYTRKQGNI
- a CDS encoding cysteine hydrolase family protein, with product MNNKTALLIVDVQVAMFSYEDATLYNGEKVLDNIYKLLQRARSTNTAVIFIQHTGKDDDEFGKGKSTWKIHPRVEPLETETIVEKKTWDSFYKTVLNDVLQEQEISKLVITGMQTEFCIDTTCRSAFSMKYKNILAQDAHSTFDSKVLDASQIIQHHNNILGGRFVELKTTEEIDFR
- a CDS encoding methyl-accepting chemotaxis protein — protein: MFGLKKTIQNLLKQKLGLLLLLPVLSISVTFFGISYLEKLSTMQSLERDHIGLVWENKYYLQKYTQTNDLDYLRKFYEKQKELQTKPKDFIDMVTKLDRLILPSDMEEGDYWCYKDVEDQENWVLNVKNYEAKKIDLVKFIESEEKIFKEIEKNSHAFHDLFAKVQRKVRLIVISCIMLINLITLIIMCRTIIPLRKKLNILNQKANQIAEGNLKIIEDEFGEDEIGALSSAFNKMTINLRNLIKEVVINSKEVSFSNKQLNDIVEEINIQIQNINVGTQEITSSMEETSNSAEEVNNFSREIYNFAKKLSQKAEEGNCSAKEIGIRAEKMKNSAEESRNVATAIYKEKQDSILISIEQGMVVKEIEKMAGEISAIAEQTNLLALNAAIEAARAGEQGIGFAVVSEEIRKLSEQVSDTVSDIQTVINQVQDAFRNLVENTNGILKFIDEKVILDYQVLVDTGVQYLKDAEFVGGLLGDFLVSSDQISTYIEQVNLAIESVGSAVEQVTASTEAISGNITETTKTIKEVNEVTQNQTLLSQRLNSFVLKFKI
- a CDS encoding VanZ family protein is translated as MKKISRILSSIFLVMYISYLLNLVFFSTHYGRGYFHRSYNFIPFKTIVEYIFFSHNLNATFVNIAGNILAFVPMGFLTPIAFNRINKFKDIAILSLIATISIEIIQCIIGVGTCDIDDVILNWIGGIIGFHIYIVILKKIKNNPY
- a CDS encoding SDR family oxidoreductase, coding for MKKLIVITGASSGIGRATAIKLSNEDHPLLLLSRNKEKLMELNLPNTICKSVDVTDVQSIKEAVAGAEEKYGKVDCLVNCAGIMLLGEAQNQNPDEWKKMLDVNIMGVLNEIHVVLDDMIKRNEGTIINISSIAGRKTFPNHSAYCGTKFAVHAITENIREEVSNHNVRMITIAPGVVETNLLSHTTSDDIKSTYKDWKKEIGGGLQAEDIANTISFAYSQPQNICIREIVIATTRQDS
- a CDS encoding winged helix-turn-helix transcriptional regulator — encoded protein: MKYKEVVCEMEVTLDMISGKWKPLILYFLGQEGTKRFGQIKIFIDKISHKSLTNQLRELEEDGLVERVVYPEVPPKVEYSLTKKGKTLLPILESMCEWGEKNMDKRYRLINPLCD
- a CDS encoding serine hydrolase domain-containing protein, which produces MRIESLDIKKIIKKTKEDRNFHGVVSVSQDNQLIFGKGYGYANRNQKNNNTLNTRFGIASGCKIFTAVAICQLVQKGLISFDTMLNDCLDISFPNFDSDITINHLLTHTSGILDYFDESVMDNYEALWDDIPMYKMKNCNDFLPLFQNNKMKFSPGEKFDYNNAGYILLGLIIEQQTGMKFQDYIQKNIFDVCNMDDSGYFSLDKLPERCAHGYIENEENNIWRTNVYSIPIIGGPDGGAFVTALDITKFWKALFDNRLLDKNTTEKLLTPQAESGDDCYYGFGVWVTKKEGKIYKYCIMGRDPGVSFRSSIYIDNNIQVNVLGNTNWGGYAITNRIEEELIKTIYY
- a CDS encoding GNAT family N-acetyltransferase codes for the protein MMVEFETDRLILRTLKVEDLEYAMDFWGNSEVMRYCGKSGNRQRLTEVIDFYISLQNEKRFSPYAVILKENRKIIGACGFNPTGNDCEIELIYHFAKEYWGKGYATEAAQSCVDYAYNNLKINKIIASIDPRNKNSKKILEKLGFEYKYIKWCEETKQEDQYFELSRL